From the genome of Nicotiana tabacum cultivar K326 chromosome 17, ASM71507v2, whole genome shotgun sequence:
acaaggtGTTAGCTACCGTAAAAAATGTACATTATCAATTGTACACACTTTGCAAAAACATTATAAATAGGTGTTCCCAGATCATTCTATTCCAAACTACACACTTTGTCCTAGCTTAGCCATAATTGTATAATTACTTTATCTCCTCTCTCTTCCTTCTCATTAAAGAGAAGTTTCTCTTTGTTCAAGAGTAATTGTCTTTTTTGGCACAAATTAAAATGGGAGGAGGAACTTCTCCTTGTGCTTCCTGCAAATTATTAAGGCGTCGTTGTGCCAAAGACTGCATATTTGCTCCTTACTTCCCTCCAGATGACCCACACAAGTTTGCCATTGTTCACAAGGTTTTTGGTGCTAGCAATATTAGCAAGATGATACAggtttcaattattttttaattaatctgATTCATATTTTGTTTCTAAATATTTTGTAAGATATCAATAGCTTTACCATTTTTACCAGAGTATTAGTTAATAATTATCGTAGAGATTACCTATGATTGCTTTATAAGCAGAGGGAGATCTAGAATTTTAATTCTTTGGTTCAATATTTAGGATTCTTAGCATAAAAACTATTAAAATTATGGATTCGGACCTACTGATTTGTTGCCGTGTTAGTAAAATTTACGCAAAAATTTATAGACTTCAGATGGAATCGGTGATAAAATTATAGGTTGGATCCGCATAAGTGACatgattaaataaatattttttgcaGCGCAAATGAATATAATTTAAACTATAAACTAAAAGCCCCATTTCCTCTTTAACTAGGTCAAATAGTTTTATGGGTATTTACaaacttatttttagttttatgaccttatcttttttttttttacacatgagagatttacttttacacataagaTAATCGGTGTACTTTAACTAATTACTCATAACAAATTAGGAGTAGTTATCACTTTTATCATGTTACCAAAtaatgcttatagttatagcaattAACAATATCTGTAATTGCTTTAACGTGACCTATTAATAAAGTCTGAACTAATTTTTTGTTGGACTTGGAAGGACATAATTGTCGTTGAAGCAGTTTTTGAATTGGAACGCGTCTATACTTTTTTAGGCTCACAGGGTTGTTTATGTTCATGTTATGCAACATCTgtatgatttatttattttgtctaGGTTAATGTTATTAAGATTTAACACAAATAGTTGGTCGGATttactgtttactttttctagctagtatacatagattatacactaATTATATAAGATTATACACATATCGTACATACATAATTAACCTATACATCCGccggttatttttagtttaagtagtTGGGTGGACAGCTACTTAAGTTAATTCTtcaatgttttgtttgtttatattCAGGAACTTCCAATACAGCAGAGAGCAGATGCAGTAAACAGTTTAGTGTATGAAGCAAATGCAAGAATGAGAGATCCTGTTTATGGTTGTGTTGGTGCAATCTCTTATTTACAAAATCAAGTCTCACAGTTAGAAATGCAACTGGCTATGGCCCAAACAGAGATATTATGCATCCAAATGCAGCAAGAGTCTGCTCCTAATTTGCCTGCAATTCAAATGGAACAATATGATGGTTCAACTCCTCAAGCACTGAGCTTTGGCAGCCCTTACTTAGTGGCGGGAGAAGAATTTAGACGTTGTGGATTATGAGTTGAGAGAATAGGGTTCCGAAATGTTTATGactgtttcttttgttttggcaCGTATATATATGGTTCAGCCCCTCAAGTACTGAGTTTTGTCGAACCTGCAAATTAATCCATTGTTGGATTTACCACTTCGCTTACTTGTTCATCTTGTTTTTAACAAGCTCGAGGTTTTGGACGTCTAACTAATGAAATGTTGTAGCACTTTGAGTACTTAGCTGAGGAATTTTATAATTTGTCTGTCTTTTTTACAAGTTCCGATTTGGGTGGTGATGGTCAAGGCAGCTCCACCATTTGCTTTTCATAAATCTCGGAGAATACTCACatttagaatttaaattttaCGAGTTAAATATATAGCGTCTATCACTAAATTAACTAAAAAGGGCAGTCCGGTGCAAAAAGTATCTCGTATTTATGCAGGGTCCGCGAAAAGACCGCACCCCTAGGGGTGTGATATAGATAACACACCTTAATACAaacattagtggctgcttccacgaCTCGAATTCATGATCTATAAGTCACATGGAGAAATGTAAGAATTTATTTTTCAATGGTTTTCACATATAATTTATGATTTgaacataaaaatttaaaatgaattaagttgaaCCCAATCTAGTGCTATCTATAGGTCTATCACTCTCTAAGGCCAAGGTAGAGGGCttaaatgttttttttataaataaaaaaattgctAATGAGGAAAGACCGAAATTAAGAGAGCTAGAGGGGGAGTGAATTTTAACTGGAAAATGGAAGgggaaaaaaaactaaaagaacaTAACtcgaaaaaggaaaaggaagaaaaaaagaaagaaaaccatAGAAAAAGAGCGACAAATACAGCCTAAATAATGCGGTTATATACAGTCAAACCGTAGCCTATGACATAAGTGGAGTAAAAATTAAGTAGGGTTAACATTTACATTTAAATCATGAATTGACATTTAAATCAGTAAATCTTTTGTATCACTACACAATACTATTTCTGGTTTCAAATACGAGTCGCAATAGCAAATTatcttgatttcaaaatatttgacgttaaaaaaataaaaagtcatTTTTGTCACTGTTTCAGTTAGTGAAATATTAATTATGTGATTGATAGTTTTATCTATATCACGGGTGGTGGTCcatgaagatgaagaaagaaaatggaTGTTGGATAGCGTGGAGAGTCAAACTTCTTCAATTTGATCATGAATATGGACccaaattttttatttaataacggtataaaaagtattataaattaaaataattaacaatttaaaatatttaaaaagtacATGAAAAAAGTCGTGATCAAAGAACAATTTGTATGGctctcaaaatataaaaaatatcattTCTTTTGAGGCAAGGGGAGTATTAAGTATGATCAATTGTTATGAACAAAGACAGATCTATTATATAACGTATGAATTCACgtaaaatcaataatttttactCAGACTCTATATCTATTTTAATAAATACACTAATTACCTAATAATATTTGACTATGTTATTACGTTATATATTAATTTGAGATCTTCCTTGATGTCGTTATACTTTAAATCTTGAATTCGCATACGCATTAGAATGGTTTTGTACAAATTAATGTGTCTAATTGAGAGCCCGTGAAAGGGTCAGAAATAAAGAGACTGTAACTAGAGATATCAAGTTGTTCTgagtcaaaaagaaaagaaactaaaAGACCACGCCTCCACGTGGTTCTACTACCCAAGGGAAAAAATCTCCTCTTTCACTATACCAAACTCAGCAATATATAATTCGAGCTCGACCCGGCCTTTCACGGGATCTCTCGTTTCTATCGTTCAGATACTTGTCGTAAGAAAAGCCGCGGACGATGGCTGGTAATTACCGGTACGACGGCGGCGTATCTTCCCCGCCGC
Proteins encoded in this window:
- the LOC107832246 gene encoding LOB domain-containing protein 12-like → MGGGTSPCASCKLLRRRCAKDCIFAPYFPPDDPHKFAIVHKVFGASNISKMIQELPIQQRADAVNSLVYEANARMRDPVYGCVGAISYLQNQVSQLEMQLAMAQTEILCIQMQQESAPNLPAIQMEQYDGSTPQALSFGSPYLVAGEEFRRCGL